The following is a genomic window from Pseudomonas orientalis.
GTATTTCTCGACCCGCTCCCCCCGGCATGGAGCTCCTGTCTTGAGATGGCCAGTCCCCATCGCGACAGTCAGATCAGCGATGGAGCTGTCCACCGTCTCCCCGCTACGATGAGAAACCATCGCCCCCCAATTTGCCCCATAGGCCATTTCGATGGCGGCTTTGGTCTCAGTCAGCGTTCCGATTTGATTAGGTTTGATCAATACGGCATTGGCGACGTTTTCTGTGATGCCTCGCTGAATCCGTTCGACATTGGTGACAAATAGGTCATCTCCAACCAACTCGATCCGGTCACCCAGAGCTGCATTCAATAGCTTCCAGCCTGACCAATCGTCTTCCGCGAGTCCATCTTCCAGTACCGCAATCGGATACTTGTCGACCCAGGAGGAATAGAGATTAATCAGCTCTTGAGCATCGACCTTACGACCCTCAGAGCGCAGATGGTAAAGGCCGTTTTCATAGAAGCCGCTGGATGCTGGATCGATAGCGATCTCGATCTGAGATCCAGGGGTGTAACCAGCCCTCTCGATTGCCTTGATGATCAGCTCAATGGCGTCTGAGTTTTTCTTGAGTGCCGGCGCAAAGCCGCCCTCATCTCCGACCGCTGTTGAATAGCCGGCGTCCTTAAGCACCGCTTTCAGCTCGTGGTACACCTCGGAGCCCCATCGCAAGGCTTCCTTGAAACTGCCAGCCCCTGTAGGTGCAATCATGAATTCCTGAAAGTCAGGGCCTTGCCAGTTGGCGTGAACACCGCCATTGAGAATATTGAACATCGGGACGGGCATTCTTGCTGCTTGCTCGCCGCCCAGATATTGGAACAAGGGCAAGTTCAGCGCAGAAGCCGCCGCTCTGGCAACGGCGAGGCTCACGCCCAAGATCGCGTTTCCTCCAAGCCTGGATTTATCAGAGGTTCCATCCAGCTTAATCATCAAATGATCAATTTGTTCCTGGTCAATCGCATTCATGCCCCTCAGAGACTCAAGTATTTCGGTATTCACATTGCTAACGGCCTTTAACACTCCCTTGCCGGAGTACCGCTGTGTATCTTTGTCACGCAACTCAACTGCTTCGTGAGCGCCTGTAGAGGCACCGGACGGTACTGAAGCCCGGCCCATGGCGCCGCACTCCAAGGTGACGTCGACTTCAACGGTAGGGTTACCGCGTGAATCGAGAATTTCACGTGCATGAATGGCCTGGATTTGCGTTTTCATTGATCTTCTCCAAGTAACGATTCGGGAGCGTCATTAACCATTTGAATCCGTTGAGAGGCCTCTATGTCGGACGTCAGCTCTCCATGAGTATCCTGAACAGCTGCACTGCCGACACCGCAATTGCGGGAACCAAGAAGCCTCCAATAATTAGTTCAGGAATCTCTCCCACCAAGGGCATGAACTGCCCTCTTTTTGCCATCTGGAAAAGCTCCATCATTTGGTTTGAAGCAACCATTACAGAGCAGCAATACGCCGTCTGGGCTTGTAGCCTGACGCGCCTTTGATTTAGCAGATGAAAGGTCAGCAAGGACACTCCAACGCTTACGATGAAAAGCGCGGCGAACTCATAGACGGATCCTGTGAAAAACCTGCCCATCACAAGCCCGAATACGATGCTCAGCGTCACTGCGCTCATGTGGTCTCCCAATTCTCTAAAATGATTTTGATGAGCCGACGTCGGTGAGCTCCATTTCGCGATCTCATCTTTGGATTGCCAACCGCCATCGCGCTCAATGTTGCTGTGCTCTCAGCTCGTAGCCCGGTACGCAGGTCTGGGCTACGTCGGCCTTGCAGGACTTTTCACTGGGCATACGCATCGTGACTAATGCGCCTTCGAGCGGGGTGACGACGTACCACCCCTCGCTCGAAATCTTTTGATTGTCTGCGATGCCCGCCAGAAAAAGCGACCAAAAAACCAGTCCTACGAGGAGCTGCCTGTTGTCATGAGCCCAGTTAGCGGGGGCTGGCTGTGGACGTAGGTTATAAACTCGGTACATGGCGTTTATCCTTTTTATCGGTTGTCCAACAAGGTGCGTTTTTTAGTTTTTCGCCTGGCCCACTCGACCGTATTCGATGGGCAATTTGATATAGCTCAGTGAAAACGACTCCTTGGCCAATGCCTCCAGCAACCTGTCGCACCCAATTTCATCAGTGGATATAGTCACCGTGACGGGATGGTCGGCACCGCCGAGGAAATGCGCCGTATGCAAATGCCCCAAATGATCTAGCCCCTCTGTACCGCTCACCAACGTCGCACCCAACGCGCCCTCTCGCTTGGCGAACTCGACCAACCACTCTCCCAGTGGAAGGTGCTGGTAGTTGGTACTCTGTTCGGTGAAAAACGTCAGTTGAAAGCCGTTCATAGCTACATCCTCTAATGTCGCGAGTGACCGACGCTTCGGTCGGCCTTACCTCTTCATTTCCGAGCTGTTTTCAAACTGAATTACGACGCGTCAGTGAGCGGTAACTCACATAAGAGAAGAACTGCTCGCACCTTGCGTAACTCGTCAGCGTGGTCGCGCAGGTATGCGCGCAGCTTGTCCTCTGTATCTAGCAATTCCAGACACTGGGGATGACGCATATCGCCAAGCTCCGGGTGATGATGGGAGATGCGATGGCCTGGCAAATAACCTGCAGAAATCGTCTTGAGCATGACCTGCTCAATTCTTGCTTTTTGAGCAACTTTAAGGAGGTGCTGGGCTAGTGCAGGTGCGCTTAGGTGGTGCCAGAAGCTGGTCACGCGAGCCCGGCTAGCGCCAGGAAAATAGAGTTGCAAAGCTGTCAGGCGATCTTGGTGATGTTCAATCATTTCTCTTCCCCCGCAAGAGTCACTTTCCGCTCGCTGGCGGATTCACTTTGAGCATGAAATTGCTTGATATCAGAGAGCCGGATTTCCTCCGGAAGAGGACGGTGATGCTTGCTGTGGCCGACGCGCTGGGCGTGATAGATCCCGGTGTGTCCGGATACGAGGTAACTTGCGATACAGGCAATGGCTGCAAGCGGAGCAATTTCGGGCCCGAAGAGCTCCATGGCCATAACGATGGTTGCCAGTGGCGTATTAGCTGCACCGGCAAAGACGGCGACAAAGCCGATACCAGCCAGCATGCCGAAGGGAAGGTGCAAGAGGGGAGCCAGCGCATTCCCCAAGGTGGCACCGATGTAAAACAGCGGTGTGACTTCGCCGCCCTTGAATCCAGTCCCCAGGGAGACAACGGTGAACACCATCTTTCCAAGCCAGTCCCAAGGGGCCATTGGCATTTGAAAGGATTGGACGATGCTCGGAATGCCTAGCCCGATGTACTTATCAACGTCGATGTAATGGTTACTACCGAGCGCCCACACTGCGACTGCGATCAGCAGGCCGCCGGCGAAGGGTCTTAATGGTGAATAGGTGATAAGCCGCTTAACGAAGGCTCCGAGCTTGTGGGTCGCAGTCGCGAATAGCAGGCCGGTAAGGCCAAAGACAATCCCAGCTGCCACCACAGCCATGACGCTCCACAGCTGCACCGGAACCACTTCGCCAATGACGTAATGCGTGTGAACCACGCCCCAGGCTTGCCCCACCTGGTCAGCAACGATTGCCGCAACCACGCAAGGGAAAAGCGCGTCGTAACGCATACGTCCAATGGCCAATACTTCAAGTCCGAATAAAGCCCCGGCAAGAGGGGTGCCGAAGACGGACGCAAAGCCAGCACTGATACCGGCCATGAGAATCACCCGACGGTCTTCGCGGCGCAGACGGAAGACATGCGTCAGTTGATCGGCAAGGGCACCGCCCATTTGCACCGCCGTCCCCTCACGTCCCACAGATGCACCAAAAAGGTGGGAAACCACGGTTCCGATCAGCACCATCGGCACCATGCGCAAAGGCACGATCTTCTTAGGATCATGGATCTCATCGATGATCAGGTTGTTTCCGGCATCAACGGGTTTGCCTATCAAGTGATATGCAAGTCCCACAGCAAAGCCGGCCACTGGCAGGAGCCAGATTACCCAGGGATGGGTTTCTCGCCACTGGGTGGCATGATCCAAAGAAAGCAGGAATAACGCAGAAGCAGAGCCTGCCAAAAGAGCTACAAGACCAGCAAGCGCAAGCCATTTCGCTATATAGGGCAGTAAGTCGAGTTGTTCAGGTCGTCGAAATTTAGACATTTGGCCAGCCACAAAAAATAAGTGGGCCTGACCAAAGAAGGGATTCTAAGCGCGAACGCCTACAGACCTGGTTTGATCAGGTTTCTGTAGGCATCATCAGCTGCTACGGGCGCAGCGGTTTGTTAATGGAGGAATGCCATCTCCAATGCGCCGATCTTAGCTAGGTCTGTCCAAAATGTAAAATCGTGTTTCGGAGTACGAGGCAAGCGAAGGCGTCTTCGAGTCACCGCTTACGAAAGAGGGCCAAACTAGGTGACCTCTGTTCCGACGAAGCCCAGCTCAACTGGGGTTTTTATGTAAAACAACGAGATATCTTCAAGCTCCAATCGCTTGAATAACTGTTCAGATTCGTCCTCGGTAATGGCCATACGAATTTCGGTAGGCTGATCCGCTAGTTCAAAAAAATGCGAGGAATGCAGCCGGCCGGTATGCCCAAAGCCTTCGATACCTGTGGACAGAGTCGCACCCCGCAGTCCCATTTCTTTCGCCAAATCAACGACCCAGTCGCCGAGCATCTTTCCCTGATAGCGACGATTCTGTTGAGTAAAGAAGGTCACCAGAAAAGCTTTCATGTTCCTCTCCTCAGCGCGTGTTGATTATTTGATAGGACAGAAGCCCGGCAGCCGTCATTACCAGCGAGCCCACGACGTGTAGTGAAACTGAGCCTAGCGCCCAGGGCAGCCTACCCATCACGACCAATACAGCCGCCATAGCCGGTACAGGCATCCAGGCCCATGCGTTGTTCCAGCTTTCAACGATGCGTGATCTCTTTGCCCCGGCAGCTGTTGCTACCGCTAAGACCAAAGGCAAAGCGATCAGCATCACAAAGGCCTCAACAAATGGGCCTATAGAAATGACCACTGTTGAGTCGTTACCCAGCATGAAGGTCAGGTACACCGGCAGCAGTACAAGCTGCATCAAAAGAAGCAATGGGGTGGCCGCCAGAGTGAGTTTGGAGTCGCCTTTACCGATATGGGTAAAAACCACCACATAGTCGATACAAGGCGTCAGCAAGACCAACAGGGCACCCACCAAAATCGCCGGGTGATTGGTTATCCCCATCGTCAATGCCCAAACCAGCAAGGGGATGGCCACGAAGTTGGCTGTGAGCAGCGCCGCCATGAAACGCTTATTTGCGAGGCCATTACGGAGATCCAAGAACGGGATCTGTAGAAACATGGCGTACATCAGCACTGCGATGGTGGGTGTCACCGTCGACCCTAATGCTTCAGACGCATTGGGGGCGAGCAGGCCTCCGAGGGCCGCGACAATGACCGCGACGAAGTAAATGGGAATCTGGTTAGTCTCTAGCTGTTCTCTGTCCACAAAATGCCCTTCAAGCGCGTGAAATTATTTTCTGAAGACAGGTTAATATCTGTAGCTGCTACAGGTTCAAGAAAATGCTTGGGGAGTTTGCATGTCAGGAATCGGGGCGCTGTCGAAATCAACGGGTTGCCACATTGAAACGATTCGCTACTACGAGAAAATAGGCCTTTTACCTCCCGCCCTGCGGTCGACTGGGCGTCATCGAATCTATACTGAAAAGCATCGATCAAGACTCGTCTTCATCCGGCAGAATCGTGAATTGGGTTTCCCGCTCGAAGATATCCGAGAACTCATCGCGCTCGCAGCAGATGCTGATCGTCCGTGCGCTGACGCGCTTTCGGTGGTCAAGAAGCACCTAGCGGAAGTAGAGTCGAAGGTAGCAAAGCTTCAGCAAATCCGGGTAGAGCTGCTCTCAATGGCAGGTATGTGTGAGTCAACATGCTTAGGTTCGAACACTCCAGACTGCACGATTGTTGAGTCACTTTTTGAACCTGCTGCTGGGGTTCGCTCTGGTTGCTGCTCCTAGACGAGTCAAGAGCATAGGGGGAGCAAGCTGCCATCGAAACCGAATAGCGCGATAGCCTCGACAGGGTGTTTCGAGCGTCCGTCTACACCAAACGGGCTGGTACAAGATGTGTTCGGCAGACGCTTACGACCTGATCAATTCCTGGTGGAATGAAAGGCGTGACGCTGGCCCGGGAAGCCAAGCGCTTTTACCCCACTCCAAAGGTGTCGCTGAAAACTGGTTATTCCGAAAACTCGCTAGAGCCTACGGATGCGGGGGGATTTTGATGTTATCCAAATCTTACGTGCCCATCGATCTGGCTAAGAAGGTGAGGCAAGTGCTGGAGGGGCCCAACGGGGTCAGATGACTATTCGTTCTTGTTCAGTGCAGCCGTCAAAGCCCGCCAGCTTGCTCTAATGGTGCATTGATACACCATGCGAGACTGAGCTGACTACTAAGCGTGCGACCACTGCACCTGGACAATACCGTGCCGCTTGGCGAGTGGCTTGCTAACGATCTGGACCCTGTCTCGGCGATATTTCGGGATCTGCGCTACCCCCGAATCCACTGCAGCCCAGTGCCAGGCCTCAGCATTGCTCAGTATGCGTCCGGGCATCACGCCTTGCGTGATTAGACCGGCTGCCACTTATGCGGCAGCAACTGATCGATCTCACTCGCCCGCTGCGTCGGCAAACGCATGAGGATATCCTTCAAATAGGCATACGGATCATGGCCATTCAGCCGCGCAGACTGGATCAGACTCATGATCGCCGCCGCTCGTTTGCCGCTACGCAGCGATCCAGCGAAGAGCCAGTTTTTGCGTCCCAGCGCCCACGGCCGGATCTGGTTCTCTGCCCAGTTATTGTCAATAGGTACCGCCCCATCACTGAGGTAGCGCGACAGCGCTGCCCAGCGTTTCAGGCTGTAATCCAGTGCTCTGCAAATAGCCGAACCTTCAGGCACGAGGTCGCGCTGGGCGATCATCCAGGTATGCAGTCTATCCATCACCGGGACGGCTTTTTCTTGCCGTATTCGGCGCCGTAAATCCGGCTCCAGATCGCGGACTTCGCTCTCGATTTCGTACAGCAACTGGATGTAGCGCAGGGCCTGCTCGGCGAGCATGCTCTTGTTGGTGGCGTGCAATTCGAAGAACTTGCGCCGGGCATGGGCCATGCAGCCGATCTCGGTCACACCGAGTTCGAAACTGGCCTTGTAGCCGCCAAAGTCATCACACACCAGTTTGCCCTTCCAGTCTTGCAGGAAGTTGCGAGCATGTTCTCCGGCGCGGCTGGGGCTGAAGTCATAAACCACCGCTGCCACGTCCGAAAACTGGCTGGTGGCGTAGGCCCAAACATAGGAACGGTGCGTTTTCTTCGAGCCTGGCGCAAGCATCTGCACCGGTGTTTCATCAGCGTGGACGACCTGCTGCCCAAGCACCACATCGCGCAGCGCGTCAACCAAGGGCTGCAACTGCACGCCGGTAATGCCAACCCATTGAGCCAAAGTGGAACGTGGAATCGCCAGGCCCGCTCGACCGAAAATCGACTCTTGGCGGTAAAGCGGCAGGTGGTCGGCAAACTTGGCGATCATGACGTGGGCCAGCAGCCCGGCGGTCGGGATACCCTTGTCGATGACCTGTGCCGGAACGGGTGCCTGGATCAGCGTTTCGCACTCATCGCATACCCACTTGCCACGGACATGGCGTTCGACGGTGAACACGCCGGGCGTGTAGTCCAGCTTCTCGCTGACGTCCTCACCGATGCGCTTGAGGGCGCAGCCGCATGGGCAGTGGGTGTTGTCCGGTTCGTGATGGATCAGCGTGCGTGGAAACTCTGCCGGCAACGCGGTGCGCTTGGGCTTTTGCTTTTTCTCGGTCGCCGCTGGCGCGGTTTGCAAGGCTTGAAGCTCGGCCTCAATCGCCGCGATATCGGTATCGATCAGGTCATCGAGCAAGCTGGCCTGCTCAGGATTCATCTGCTCGCTGCGCTTGGCAAACTTCAAGCGCTTGAGCTGGGCGATTTCGTGGGTCAGCTTCTCGATCACCGTTTGATCGCGGTTGATCTTCTTGCCCATGGTCTCGACCGTCTTGCCCATCGTCTCGACTTGCTGGTCGAGTGTCTCGACACGCTGTATCAACTGCGCCGCCAAAGCGCGCAGTTGTTCAGGGGTCAGGTGATCGAGATTGGGGAGCGAAGTCATGGTGCCGATTTTGCCAGACCAGACTATTCGCGGCGATAGACCGATAGGCTAATGGCAGCCGCTAAAGCAGTGTGATCGCGCCGCCGGAGCCCGCGCGTTGCCATGGCAGGCCCAGCACCAACGCCTGAAGTTGCTCGGTATCCAGTTCCATTTCAGAGCCATGACGAATGCCAGGCCAGTGAAATTTGCCTTGATTCAAGCGGCGAGCAGCCAGCCAGATACCGAAGCCGTCATGCACCAACACTTTCATCCGTGTGGCTCGGCGATTGGCGAACAGATAAGCACAGTGCGGCTTCGCCGCACCGAACACCGCGATCACTCTGGCCAATGCGGTTTCGGTGCCCGCTCGCATGTCCATCGGTTCAGTGGCGAGCCAGATGGAGTCGATGCGGATCATTGAGCGAGCCCACGGATGAATCGGGCGCATCCTTCGGGATCGGAAGTTGGCCACTTTACCGTGAGCGTTTGTTGGCCAAGTGGTAACTCGATGATCGCCAACGCTTCGGTTTTTCGCTGTGGTTCGACTTTCAAAGGAATGAAAGCTGGCAGCGCGATTGTCTGTTGATCACGATAAAGCGGTAGCCAACGGCGCACGACATTAGCGTTGATACCGTGACTCATCGCAATAGCCGCCACGGAAACACCAGGCTGCTGGCACTCGTGGACGACCTGGGCTTTGAAGGATTTTGAATAGGACTTACGTTCACGCATGGCGATCCTGACATTAAGGGTAATTGCGTCCGCTTAAAATTACGCGGACACAATCACCCTTATTGGCCAAGGTCGGAAGGTGTGTTCGCCGGCCCCTTACATTGCTCATGATTTCCGCGCTGACGTAAAAGCTCTTGTCGGCACCATTGTGCACGTACTCGATTCGATAATGAGCGGAGTGTGGCATGGGCAATTCCTTTCCCGGAATGTGACGAAGTTCCCTTATTCGGAAAATCCCCAAGTTCCTAAGTTCCGTCTCTTTGAATCACCTCACCAGCTCCGGCAATGGCGGCATAGTGTTTAGTCCACACTGAGGCCTAAAGGCAAGTGGCGAATCCCCGATCTGTTATCAACCAATCTTCAGGCCATGAAGCTCAATTGCTGTGGAGTCACTCAGATTGCTGACCGGGTGGAGCGACTGGCTCATACCCATGGCAAGACGTGGCACACCTGGCACACCGATCAAGACAAAACACTTCCCCTAGGTGTTCCACAACTGATGATGGGGTTCACAGCTGACGGCCAGGCTGATCCCGCAATGCAGCAACAACGCAACCAACGCTTGGGAATCGTCAAGTCGGCAATCAAAGCTCAACGAGCCGATATTCAGATCCCCAAAGCAGATCCAGGTGCGGATGGATGGCAGCATGGGAAGACAATTCAGATCAACGATCCTACGGGACATCTTCACGGGCCCGCAACGTCACCCACCCCACAAAACACAAACAGCCGATCAACCCAATAGCCAATAGACTGTGCAATCCCTGCAGGCTCACGCTCAGGGAGGACGGTATATCGCCAAGGCACAGTCGACAGTCTAGGTCCGATATCCAAGGACATCGGACGAGTCCGCTGACGTACGTGAATACCTTAAACCTTGAAACGATTGACCAGCTGATTCAGACTAACCGCAAGCTTCGACATCTCGTTGCAAGCGCTTGCAGTCTGGCTTGCACCTGCAGAACTTTGGGAGGCCAGCTCGCGAATGCTAACCAGATTGCGATCGACTTCCCGGGCGACGTGCGCCTGTTCTTCCGAAGCGGTGGCGATGAGAATGTTACGCTCGTTGATGCCCGTAATAGCTGTCGCGATCTGGTCAAGCGAACTGCTGGCATCGCCTGCGACGCTTAGGGATTCTGCAGCCAGTTCTCTGCTGGTGGCCATCGCCTTCACGGCCTGGTCAGAATCGTTCTGAATGGCCTGAATCATCTGCTCAATTTCTTGCGTAGACACTTGCGTGCGGTGAGCGAGGGCTCGAACTTCGTCAGCAACGACTGCGAAGCCTCGGCCTTGTTCACCCGCCCTAGCGGCCTCGATCGCGGCATTGAGCGCAAGCAGATTGGTCTGCTCAGCAATGGCTCTGATCACCTCAACCACTTTGGAAATGTTCTGTGCACGATTGGACAAGCCAGTGATCTGCTCGCTGGTGTCGCGCACGTTGCTCGACAGCTTTTCGATGGACTTAAGCGTCTGCGATACACGCTCCAAACCAACCTCCGTATAGCCCTGACCTTTCCTGGACTCTTCGGAAGCTGATTCGGCATTGCGTGCTACCTCGTCCACTGCAGCGCTCATCTCGGTGACAGCAGTTGCAGCCTGATTTACTTCATCATTCTGCGACACCAGGCCAAGGCTGGATTGCTCAGTCACCGCGGTCATTTCTTCCGAGGCGGCAGCCAGTTGGGATGAGGAGTCAGCGATCTGCATGATCGTGCTTCGAAGGTTCTGCTGCATCGTGGCCAACGCGCTCAAAAGCCTGCCTGCCTCGTCGGTACCGCTTACCTCAACCTCCTTCGTCAGATCGCTTGAGGCAATGCGTTCGGCGACGCTAAGGGCGCTCCCGATGGGCGACGTAATCGTTTTGGTTAGAAGAGTTGCCAAACAAAGAGTCAGGAGCGCGACGAAGATAATCAGGCCGATGACGATGTAAAGACCTGAATCATAAACTTGCGTCGCTTGAACACCGGCAAGCGCAGCGCCTTTGTTATTGAATTGTGTTAATTCCTCGACCTGAGTTTCCATTTGGTTCGTGAGGGGACGTATATCGGTAGCGACGAGTTTGACAATCGAAGCGGTGTCGCCTGCCTTCAACAAAGGTTCCAGCAGATCCAGTTGGCTTGCGTAATCGTCGTAGGACTTTTTCACGGCCAAGAACAACTGTCGCTCCTGGTCACTCGCAATGAGGGTCTCATAGTTATAGACCGCATCCTTCATGGCTTTCCGGTAGGCAGGAAATTTGACGATGGTCTGCTGAACGGTTTGAGGATCGGCAACGGCCCGCTGGGTCTCCAACCGGACGCGAAGGACGGTGGAGTTCATCATCGCGGTTTGCCGAATACTGGGTAGCCAATTCAGTTCGACATCCTTTTCCGTATCGCGAAGCTTGCCCATCTGCAGTATGGCGATGACGCCCAAGACCACGACCAGCAAAATGATGGCCGAAAAAAACAAGGTGGCGCGTGGAGCGAGGTTTATATTTCTGAGCCGCATAGGACTTCCCACTGCAAGATGGCCAGAGGCCTGGTCTTGAAGCTATCGGCTAGAAATCGTGAAGGATTATGGCTGTTCGTCAGCTCGTTGACACCACGTCCCCCGGCGGCGCATGCGTACCATTGTCGGTTATGGCCGTTACTTACCAATGTAAGAAATACGTTATCACCAATTAAAGGATTTGCTTTCGGATGAGCGATTTCACTGCAGTCTTTGAAAAAACCTTTCATGTGCAGAAAACTTGGGCTCGCGCCGGCACCCTGACGCGTGTGTTCGCAGAGATGGCTGAGGCGGCTCACGGCGCTTATCTGAGCGAAATGAAGAACCGCATACCAGAGCCCCGCGGTGGTGGTCATTCCGTGGAAAGAGTTGCACAGGACGACCTGATGACCAAGCTTGGGATCAACAGCATTGTCTTCACGGCAATGGCGTTGGAGGCTGGGATATTTGAATTAGCCGCGATCAATCTGGGAGATGCGACGGCAACGGATGATCTGGATAAGCTCGATCTCAATGCCAAGTGGATTGTGATACCCCAGTTGATCTGCGGCCGAGGACTTGCCAAGACTGGCCCGGCACTAAACAACCTGACGACCTTGATAAAAGCGCGAAATCAGCTGGTACATTACAAGTCTAAGCCTTTCCCTGGGTATCAGCCGGATCCCGAGTCTCCCTCAGGCTGGACTGAGCAATCGATGATGCAAGTGGAAAAGCTGACCAAAGAAATAGCGGCCGATTCCACAAAGTTTGCATCCTACGTGCAAGCTTCGTTTCCCACCCTTGTGCTGGTTTCTTTAGAGCTCGAAGCGCTAATCGGGAACACGGGGCCTTTACCTAGGTTTAACAAAAATAACATGGGTTCGGACACCTCACGGTCTCCCCTGCTCAGCAACCTCATCGGTGATTGTCGAGCCAAGCATCGTAATTATCATGGGACGCCATAACATGCTGCCAACCACGAGGAGTTGGAGCCGCCTGACCGCCGCTGAATTTCAACACCTGGCTGCGGTGCCGGCAGCGGTCGAGTGGTTTGCCAATATTGACAATCCCCGCACGCGCCGCGCCTATCAAAACGATCTGGAAGACTTCTGCAGCTTTGTCGGTCTCACCGGTGCCGAGGAGTTCCGTGCGGTCACCCGCGCGCACGTGCTGGCCTGGCGTGCGCAGCTGGAAGGCCGAGGCCTAGCTGGGGCCACCATCCGCCGCAAACTGGCGGCGCTGGCCAGCCTGTTCGATTACCTCCTGGAGAACAACGCGGTCACTGGAGGCAATCCTGTGCATGGCGTGAAACGGCCACGGGTTGAAAGCAACGAGGGCAAGACACCGGCCCTCGGTGATCACCAGGCCAAGCAGCTGCTCGATGCTCCGGACACTGAAACGCTCAAAGGACTGCGTGACCGGGCAATTCTCGCGATACTGCTCTATCACGGCCTACGGCGCGAGGAAGCGGCCCAGTTGATGGTGGCCGACATCCAGGAGCGTCGCGGCATTAAGCACCTGCAAATTCATGGAAAAGGCGGCAAGCTGCGCTTCCTGCCGCTGCACCCGGTCGCCGCCGAACGCATCCATAGCTACCTGGAAATGTCAGGTCATCACTTGGTCGACGCCAAGGCGCCTTTATTCGTGCCATTGCGAGGTCGAAAAACTGACGTCGGAATTACCGCTAATGGCATTTACGCGCTGGTTGGACATTACACCAAAGCCGTCGGCATCAAGGTCGCCGGGCTCGGCGTGCATGGCCTGCGTGCTACGGCGGCGACCAATGCCTTGGAGCATGAGGCGGATATAGCAAAGGTTCAGGTATGGCTTGGACATGCCAATATCAGCACGACCCGCATCTATGATCGCCGGCAGCTGCGACCGGAGGACTCACCAACCTTCAAAGTCCGCTACTGAGATCACCCCAACAAAGACCTCTCTGAAAATTTCAGGGGGGTTAAGCGAATCTCAGGCCCCTCTTCCCACACCCTACACC
Proteins encoded in this region:
- the eno gene encoding phosphopyruvate hydratase, producing the protein MKTQIQAIHAREILDSRGNPTVEVDVTLECGAMGRASVPSGASTGAHEAVELRDKDTQRYSGKGVLKAVSNVNTEILESLRGMNAIDQEQIDHLMIKLDGTSDKSRLGGNAILGVSLAVARAAASALNLPLFQYLGGEQAARMPVPMFNILNGGVHANWQGPDFQEFMIAPTGAGSFKEALRWGSEVYHELKAVLKDAGYSTAVGDEGGFAPALKKNSDAIELIIKAIERAGYTPGSQIEIAIDPASSGFYENGLYHLRSEGRKVDAQELINLYSSWVDKYPIAVLEDGLAEDDWSGWKLLNAALGDRIELVGDDLFVTNVERIQRGITENVANAVLIKPNQIGTLTETKAAIEMAYGANWGAMVSHRSGETVDSSIADLTVAMGTGHLKTGAPCRGERVEKYNQFLRIEEDLGSRAFYAGHDAFVR
- a CDS encoding DUF190 domain-containing protein, which gives rise to MNGFQLTFFTEQSTNYQHLPLGEWLVEFAKREGALGATLVSGTEGLDHLGHLHTAHFLGGADHPVTVTISTDEIGCDRLLEALAKESFSLSYIKLPIEYGRVGQAKN
- a CDS encoding voltage-gated chloride channel family protein encodes the protein MSKFRRPEQLDLLPYIAKWLALAGLVALLAGSASALFLLSLDHATQWRETHPWVIWLLPVAGFAVGLAYHLIGKPVDAGNNLIIDEIHDPKKIVPLRMVPMVLIGTVVSHLFGASVGREGTAVQMGGALADQLTHVFRLRREDRRVILMAGISAGFASVFGTPLAGALFGLEVLAIGRMRYDALFPCVVAAIVADQVGQAWGVVHTHYVIGEVVPVQLWSVMAVVAAGIVFGLTGLLFATATHKLGAFVKRLITYSPLRPFAGGLLIAVAVWALGSNHYIDVDKYIGLGIPSIVQSFQMPMAPWDWLGKMVFTVVSLGTGFKGGEVTPLFYIGATLGNALAPLLHLPFGMLAGIGFVAVFAGAANTPLATIVMAMELFGPEIAPLAAIACIASYLVSGHTGIYHAQRVGHSKHHRPLPEEIRLSDIKQFHAQSESASERKVTLAGEEK
- a CDS encoding DUF190 domain-containing protein, translated to MKAFLVTFFTQQNRRYQGKMLGDWVVDLAKEMGLRGATLSTGIEGFGHTGRLHSSHFFELADQPTEIRMAITEDESEQLFKRLELEDISLFYIKTPVELGFVGTEVT
- a CDS encoding MerR family transcriptional regulator, translating into MSGIGALSKSTGCHIETIRYYEKIGLLPPALRSTGRHRIYTEKHRSRLVFIRQNRELGFPLEDIRELIALAADADRPCADALSVVKKHLAEVESKVAKLQQIRVELLSMAGMCESTCLGSNTPDCTIVESLFEPAAGVRSGCCS
- a CDS encoding DUF6555 family protein, encoding MPGRILSNAEAWHWAAVDSGVAQIPKYRRDRVQIVSKPLAKRHGIVQVQWSHA
- the tnpC gene encoding IS66 family transposase; the protein is MTSLPNLDHLTPEQLRALAAQLIQRVETLDQQVETMGKTVETMGKKINRDQTVIEKLTHEIAQLKRLKFAKRSEQMNPEQASLLDDLIDTDIAAIEAELQALQTAPAATEKKQKPKRTALPAEFPRTLIHHEPDNTHCPCGCALKRIGEDVSEKLDYTPGVFTVERHVRGKWVCDECETLIQAPVPAQVIDKGIPTAGLLAHVMIAKFADHLPLYRQESIFGRAGLAIPRSTLAQWVGITGVQLQPLVDALRDVVLGQQVVHADETPVQMLAPGSKKTHRSYVWAYATSQFSDVAAVVYDFSPSRAGEHARNFLQDWKGKLVCDDFGGYKASFELGVTEIGCMAHARRKFFELHATNKSMLAEQALRYIQLLYEIESEVRDLEPDLRRRIRQEKAVPVMDRLHTWMIAQRDLVPEGSAICRALDYSLKRWAALSRYLSDGAVPIDNNWAENQIRPWALGRKNWLFAGSLRSGKRAAAIMSLIQSARLNGHDPYAYLKDILMRLPTQRASEIDQLLPHKWQPV
- the tnpB gene encoding IS66 family insertion sequence element accessory protein TnpB (TnpB, as the term is used for proteins encoded by IS66 family insertion elements, is considered an accessory protein, since TnpC, encoded by a neighboring gene, is a DDE family transposase.), with translation MIRIDSIWLATEPMDMRAGTETALARVIAVFGAAKPHCAYLFANRRATRMKVLVHDGFGIWLAARRLNQGKFHWPGIRHGSEMELDTEQLQALVLGLPWQRAGSGGAITLL